From a region of the Corallococcus coralloides DSM 2259 genome:
- a CDS encoding glucan 1,4-alpha-maltotetraohydrolase domain-containing protein, translating into MTLKTRLLVVSTAGLFAAAPAVAKPLDGASTDVMIQGFHWNSASAGGWWNTVKNNAAAVKAAGFTMIWLPPPSDAASTEGYLPRQLNVLNSSYGTEAELTQALAALNAQGVKPIADIVVNHRVGTANWADFTNPTWSGCSAVAAGDEWPSACGNADSGEGYAAARDLDHSQANVRADLKTWMNTRLKGVGFTGWRFDFVKGFAGSYVKEYVTATDPWFCVGEFWPTNYFDANNPNNWKQQITNWVDATTGSCAAFDFATKGLLNDALTNNNYSRLKASDGKPAGGIGWWASRHVTFVDNHDTGPSETCGNGQNHWPVPCTKVMQGYAYVLTHPGIPTVYWAHYFNWGLGSSIKTLMDIRKNAGLTSESTVSIQRAESGLYAAIIGGKVAVKLGSGSWTPGTGWTQAASGTDYTVWTTGTPPTGTTANVEFVCNNGTTVMGQNVYVTGSIAALDSWSPTTTKILSPTAYPTWRGTYALPANTTVQWKCLKRDGSGNVVWQGGSNNTVTTPAAGGSITATASF; encoded by the coding sequence ATGACGTTGAAGACCCGACTGCTGGTCGTCTCCACGGCTGGCCTGTTCGCCGCCGCGCCCGCCGTGGCCAAGCCGCTGGATGGCGCCAGCACCGACGTGATGATCCAGGGCTTCCACTGGAACTCCGCCAGCGCGGGCGGGTGGTGGAACACGGTGAAGAACAACGCGGCCGCGGTGAAGGCCGCGGGCTTCACGATGATCTGGCTGCCGCCGCCGTCCGACGCGGCGTCCACGGAGGGCTACCTGCCCCGGCAGCTCAACGTGCTCAACTCCAGCTACGGCACGGAAGCGGAGCTCACCCAGGCGCTGGCCGCGCTCAACGCGCAGGGCGTGAAGCCCATCGCGGACATCGTGGTGAACCACCGCGTGGGCACCGCCAACTGGGCGGACTTCACCAACCCCACCTGGAGCGGCTGCAGCGCGGTGGCCGCGGGTGACGAATGGCCGAGCGCCTGCGGCAACGCGGACAGCGGCGAGGGCTACGCCGCGGCGCGCGACCTGGACCACTCGCAGGCGAACGTGCGCGCGGACCTGAAGACGTGGATGAACACCCGCCTGAAGGGCGTGGGCTTCACGGGCTGGCGGTTCGACTTCGTGAAGGGCTTCGCGGGCAGCTACGTGAAGGAGTACGTCACCGCGACGGACCCGTGGTTCTGCGTGGGTGAGTTCTGGCCCACGAACTACTTCGACGCGAACAACCCCAACAACTGGAAGCAGCAGATCACCAACTGGGTGGATGCCACGACGGGCTCCTGCGCCGCGTTCGACTTCGCCACCAAGGGTCTGCTCAACGACGCGCTCACCAACAACAACTACTCGCGCCTGAAGGCGTCCGACGGCAAGCCCGCGGGCGGCATCGGCTGGTGGGCCAGCCGCCACGTCACGTTCGTGGACAACCATGACACGGGCCCCAGCGAGACGTGCGGCAACGGGCAGAACCACTGGCCGGTGCCGTGCACCAAGGTGATGCAGGGCTACGCCTACGTGCTCACCCACCCGGGCATCCCCACCGTCTACTGGGCGCACTACTTCAACTGGGGCCTGGGCAGCTCCATCAAGACGCTGATGGACATCCGCAAGAACGCGGGCCTCACGTCTGAGTCCACCGTCAGCATCCAGCGCGCGGAGAGCGGCCTGTACGCGGCCATCATCGGCGGCAAGGTGGCGGTGAAGCTGGGCAGCGGCTCCTGGACCCCCGGCACCGGCTGGACGCAGGCCGCCTCCGGCACGGACTACACCGTGTGGACCACCGGCACGCCCCCCACCGGCACCACCGCCAACGTGGAGTTCGTGTGCAACAACGGCACGACCGTGATGGGCCAGAACGTCTACGTCACCGGCAGCATCGCGGCGCTCGACAGCTGGAGCCCCACCACCACGAAGATTCTGAGCCCCACCGCGTACCCCACCTGGCGCGGCACCTACGCGCTGCCCGCGAACACCACCGTGCAGTGGAAGTGCCTCAAGCGCGACGGCAGCGGCAACGTCGTCTGGCAGGGCGGTAGCAACAACACCGTCACCACCCCGGCCGCCGGCGGCAGCATCACCGCCACCGCCAGCTTCTAA
- a CDS encoding efflux RND transporter permease subunit, which translates to MFVDFFIRRPVFSIVCSIILTLVGVIAIPTLPIAQYPDLAPPQVTVTSTYVGASAEVVESAVTIPLEQELNGVEDMRYITSTSSNDGTSTITVTFAPTRNIEVAAVDVQNRVSRAAARLPAQVNQTGIVVNKASSQMLLTVGLSSPDNRYDAKFLSNYADVNLKDAIKRVRGVGEVRIFGERKFSMRLWLDPSELARRNMTPQDVVRALQEQNLQVAAGQVGQPPSSDEQPYQIAVRARGRLVEPEEFGDIVLMRNNDGKAVTVKDVGRVELGAENYGTVLRFNGRTGVGLAIFQLPTANALDVRDGVIKELDRLAQSFPPGLEYRTGTDTTLAVRASVNEVIHTLIEAIALVILVIFLFLHGWRSVLITALTLPVSLVGTFAFVYLMGFSINTLTLFGLTLATGLVVDDAIVVIENIERLMAERGLNAFQAAREGMKEVAGAVVAISVVLVAVFIPVALFPGTTGSIYRQFALTIAASVALSTFCALTLTPALSARLLKHHHGPKWVFFRKVDQVLDWTRDLYGRGLRKLLVHPLIVLVAFLACIGVTVMLFRSAPTGFIPDEDQGYVIISVQGPEGMSLTQTEKVLQEVEAVLKAQPEVNVMFAIGGFSPSGNGSNYATVFTALKPWEERTGKDQSVAALVERLRGPLGKIGSARVLPFQPPAIRGVGSVGGFQFIVEDVAGNHSLEDLANATQEMVQKGNEEGRLRGVFTPFNANTPILDVEVDRQKAKALGVPIEQIFGVMQLYMGSQYVNDFNYASRTYRVYVQAEQQFRDSPQDIGSFYARTDTGDMIPLESLVKVTPIVSAQVIRHYNLFRSVEINGQGAPGVSSGQALDAMEQVAQQVLPQGMASEWTGISLEQKESGGQTMIIFALGILFVFLVLAAQYESFSLPFVIILSVPLAIMGALGLQVARGFANDVFCQVGLVMLVGLASKNAILIVEFAEQLREQGKSALDAVVTAAEVRLRPILMTSIAFLLGVVPLMTASGAGAAARNSLGTAVFGGMLVSTIVNLIFIPGLYILMQKVRGDAKRSSGEEETPPSHEPAPAHVP; encoded by the coding sequence GTGTTCGTCGACTTCTTCATCCGCAGGCCTGTCTTCTCCATCGTCTGCTCCATCATCCTGACGCTGGTGGGCGTCATCGCCATCCCGACGCTGCCCATCGCGCAGTACCCGGACCTGGCGCCGCCGCAAGTCACCGTCACCAGCACCTACGTCGGCGCCAGCGCCGAGGTGGTGGAGTCCGCCGTCACCATCCCGTTGGAGCAGGAGCTCAACGGCGTGGAGGACATGCGCTACATCACCTCCACGAGCAGCAACGACGGCACCAGCACCATCACCGTCACCTTCGCCCCCACGCGCAACATCGAGGTGGCGGCGGTGGACGTGCAGAACCGCGTGAGCCGCGCCGCGGCCCGCCTGCCCGCGCAGGTGAACCAGACGGGCATCGTGGTGAACAAGGCCTCCAGTCAGATGCTGCTGACGGTGGGCCTGTCCTCCCCGGACAACCGCTACGACGCGAAGTTCCTCTCCAACTACGCGGACGTGAACCTCAAGGACGCCATCAAGCGCGTGCGCGGCGTGGGCGAGGTGCGCATCTTCGGTGAGCGCAAGTTCTCCATGCGCCTGTGGTTGGATCCGTCCGAGCTGGCGCGCCGGAACATGACGCCGCAGGACGTGGTGCGCGCGCTCCAGGAGCAGAACCTCCAGGTGGCCGCGGGCCAGGTGGGCCAGCCGCCGTCCAGCGACGAGCAGCCGTATCAGATCGCCGTGCGCGCCCGGGGCCGCCTGGTGGAGCCGGAGGAGTTCGGCGACATCGTGCTCATGCGCAACAACGACGGCAAGGCCGTCACGGTGAAGGACGTGGGCCGCGTGGAGCTGGGCGCGGAGAACTACGGCACCGTCCTGCGCTTCAACGGCCGCACCGGCGTGGGTCTGGCCATCTTCCAGCTGCCCACCGCCAACGCGCTGGACGTGCGCGACGGCGTCATCAAGGAGCTGGACCGCCTGGCGCAGTCCTTCCCGCCGGGCCTGGAGTACCGCACCGGCACGGACACCACGCTCGCGGTGCGCGCCTCCGTCAACGAGGTGATCCACACCCTCATTGAAGCCATCGCGCTCGTCATCCTGGTCATCTTCCTGTTCCTGCACGGGTGGCGCAGCGTGCTGATTACCGCGCTCACCCTGCCGGTGTCGCTCGTCGGCACGTTCGCGTTCGTCTACCTGATGGGCTTCTCCATCAACACGCTGACGCTCTTCGGCCTGACCTTGGCCACGGGCCTCGTGGTGGACGACGCCATCGTGGTCATCGAGAACATCGAGCGCCTGATGGCGGAGCGCGGGCTCAACGCGTTCCAGGCGGCGCGCGAAGGCATGAAGGAGGTGGCCGGCGCGGTGGTGGCCATCTCCGTGGTGCTGGTGGCGGTGTTCATCCCGGTGGCCCTCTTCCCGGGCACCACGGGCTCCATCTACCGCCAGTTCGCGCTCACCATCGCCGCGTCGGTGGCCCTGTCCACCTTCTGCGCGCTGACGCTCACGCCCGCCCTGTCCGCGCGGCTGCTCAAGCACCACCACGGCCCCAAGTGGGTGTTCTTCCGCAAGGTGGACCAGGTGCTGGACTGGACGCGCGACCTGTACGGCCGGGGGCTGCGCAAGCTGCTGGTGCACCCGCTCATCGTGCTGGTGGCGTTCCTCGCCTGCATCGGCGTCACGGTGATGCTGTTCCGCTCCGCGCCCACGGGCTTCATCCCGGATGAGGACCAGGGCTACGTCATCATCTCCGTGCAGGGGCCGGAGGGCATGTCCCTCACCCAGACGGAGAAGGTGCTCCAGGAGGTGGAGGCGGTGCTCAAGGCCCAGCCGGAGGTGAACGTGATGTTCGCCATCGGTGGCTTCTCCCCCAGCGGCAACGGCTCCAACTACGCCACCGTCTTCACGGCCCTGAAGCCGTGGGAGGAGCGCACGGGGAAGGACCAGTCCGTGGCCGCGCTGGTGGAGCGGCTGCGCGGGCCGCTGGGCAAGATTGGCAGCGCGCGCGTCCTCCCCTTCCAGCCCCCCGCCATCCGCGGCGTGGGCAGCGTGGGCGGCTTCCAGTTCATCGTGGAGGACGTCGCCGGCAACCACTCGCTGGAGGACCTGGCCAACGCCACGCAGGAGATGGTGCAGAAGGGCAACGAGGAGGGCCGCCTGCGCGGCGTCTTCACCCCCTTCAACGCCAACACGCCCATCCTGGACGTGGAGGTGGACCGCCAGAAGGCCAAGGCGCTGGGCGTGCCGATTGAGCAGATCTTCGGCGTGATGCAGCTCTACATGGGCAGCCAGTACGTCAACGACTTCAACTACGCCAGCCGCACCTACCGCGTGTACGTCCAGGCCGAGCAGCAGTTCCGCGACAGCCCCCAGGACATCGGCTCCTTCTACGCACGCACGGACACCGGCGACATGATTCCGCTGGAGTCGCTGGTGAAGGTGACGCCCATCGTCTCCGCGCAGGTCATCAGGCACTACAACCTGTTCCGCTCCGTGGAGATCAACGGCCAGGGCGCGCCCGGCGTGTCGTCCGGTCAGGCGCTGGACGCCATGGAGCAGGTGGCCCAGCAGGTGCTGCCGCAGGGCATGGCGTCGGAGTGGACGGGCATCAGCCTGGAGCAGAAGGAGTCCGGCGGCCAGACGATGATCATCTTCGCCCTGGGCATCCTCTTCGTGTTCCTGGTGCTGGCGGCGCAGTACGAGTCCTTCAGCCTCCCGTTCGTCATCATCCTGTCCGTGCCGCTGGCCATCATGGGCGCGCTGGGGTTGCAGGTGGCGCGCGGCTTCGCGAACGACGTGTTCTGCCAGGTGGGTCTGGTGATGCTCGTGGGCCTCGCGTCCAAGAACGCCATCCTCATCGTGGAGTTCGCGGAGCAACTGCGCGAGCAGGGCAAGAGCGCGCTGGACGCGGTGGTGACGGCGGCGGAAGTCCGCCTGCGCCCCATCCTCATGACGTCCATCGCGTTCCTCCTGGGCGTGGTGCCGCTGATGACGGCGTCCGGCGCGGGCGCGGCAGCGCGCAACTCGCTGGGCACCGCGGTGTTCGGCGGCATGCTGGTGTCCACCATCGTCAACCTCATCTTCATCCCGGGCCTCTACATCCTCATGCAGAAGGTGCGTGGGGACGCGAAGCGGTCCAGCGGTGAGGAGGAGACGCCCCCGTCGCACGAGCCGGCCCCGGCCCACGTGCCGTGA
- a CDS encoding MFS transporter, which produces MIEQETALPATAPAEEPRWAWPPLFGLLEVQFGAAVGYLQTAVPYWLAKDGMPLAEIGVLSGTAFSPHAWKLLWVPLIDLGPWRRVWYGVSTLLTALLLLACAMFPEPAQHLGVFTLMLTALQAAATTAHAALNGLMATTSKPSDKGRTGGWQMAGNVGSTAMMGALAIFLATQFSRQVAGIVLATLVLASGAGIFWITERHDPATTPTGPLFKAAVDRVKSIVMDLVRTAFSRDGLIMLVLCLAPVSCGALTNLFSAMAGAYQVPEHTVEMVNGPGMAVTGAVGSLLGGWMSDRMNRKLAYALMGGATAMAAFAMAAGPMTTDTYIWGSLAYSFANGAGFAAFAGMVLEMVSDGAAVTTKYSLFVAASNFAISYTTALDGHASEFRGIGTRATIAADGLITLVGISIVALIFVLFLRKKPAATAATA; this is translated from the coding sequence TTGATTGAACAAGAGACCGCTCTTCCGGCCACCGCTCCCGCCGAGGAACCGCGCTGGGCCTGGCCCCCGCTGTTCGGCCTCTTGGAGGTGCAGTTCGGCGCAGCGGTGGGCTACCTGCAGACGGCGGTGCCTTACTGGCTGGCGAAGGACGGAATGCCGCTGGCGGAGATTGGCGTGCTGTCCGGCACGGCGTTCTCGCCGCACGCGTGGAAGCTGTTGTGGGTGCCGCTCATCGACCTGGGGCCGTGGCGCCGCGTCTGGTACGGCGTGAGCACGCTGCTCACCGCGCTGCTGCTCCTGGCGTGCGCGATGTTCCCGGAGCCCGCGCAGCACCTGGGCGTCTTCACGCTGATGCTCACCGCGCTGCAGGCCGCGGCGACGACGGCGCACGCGGCGCTCAACGGGCTGATGGCCACGACGTCCAAGCCGTCCGACAAGGGGCGCACGGGCGGCTGGCAGATGGCGGGCAACGTGGGCTCCACCGCGATGATGGGCGCGCTGGCCATCTTCCTGGCGACCCAGTTCTCCCGGCAGGTGGCGGGCATCGTGCTGGCCACGCTGGTGCTGGCGAGCGGCGCGGGCATCTTCTGGATCACCGAGCGGCATGACCCCGCCACCACGCCCACCGGGCCGCTGTTCAAGGCGGCGGTGGACCGGGTGAAGAGCATCGTGATGGACCTGGTGAGGACGGCCTTCAGCCGGGACGGGCTCATCATGCTGGTGCTCTGCCTGGCGCCGGTGAGCTGCGGCGCGCTCACCAACCTCTTCAGCGCGATGGCGGGCGCGTACCAGGTGCCGGAGCACACGGTGGAGATGGTGAACGGTCCGGGCATGGCCGTCACCGGCGCGGTGGGCTCGCTGCTGGGCGGCTGGATGTCGGACCGGATGAACCGCAAGCTCGCGTACGCGCTGATGGGCGGGGCCACGGCGATGGCCGCGTTCGCCATGGCGGCGGGGCCCATGACGACGGACACGTACATCTGGGGTTCGCTCGCGTACAGCTTCGCGAATGGCGCGGGCTTCGCGGCCTTCGCCGGCATGGTGCTGGAGATGGTGAGCGACGGCGCGGCGGTGACGACGAAGTACTCGCTCTTCGTCGCGGCCTCCAACTTCGCCATCAGCTACACGACGGCGCTGGACGGGCACGCGTCGGAGTTCCGCGGCATCGGCACGCGCGCCACCATCGCGGCGGACGGGCTGATTACGCTGGTGGGCATCAGCATCGTGGCGCTCATCTTCGTGCTCTTCCTGCGCAAGAAGCCCGCCGCGACCGCCGCCACCGCGTGA
- a CDS encoding tryptophan 7-halogenase, with product MSEDSCDVAIIGGGPAGAAMAVALRRKAPSLSVTLVERTTYDAPRLGETLPPDVRLPLSRLGVWEGFLRDGHLASRGTASCWGRAEPGFHDTMMSPWGSAWHLDRTRFDERLSVEAAQQGARVLRATTLLDSESLGRDGYRLRLAHEAADPSTLRARFVVDATGSKATFASARGARRLVSDRCFAVYGAFQLQGGAAFPTHALVDACPEGWWYSALLPRGRVVVALVGDGDSLRGLRWATPASWMNLLRQAPATWARLDVCDFAGEALVAVPVLVGQLDRPWGEQWLAVGDAACTYDPLSSQGITKALDSALLAADALERCLRGDAEALQAYASTLNARFQDHQRTRAAYYRQEQRWPQAPFWKNRWESLPAPAAPPAQLRRPHSTEVNP from the coding sequence GTGAGCGAGGACTCCTGCGACGTGGCCATCATCGGGGGCGGCCCCGCGGGCGCGGCAATGGCCGTGGCCTTGCGGAGGAAGGCGCCGTCGCTCTCCGTCACCCTGGTCGAACGAACCACCTATGACGCCCCCCGACTGGGAGAGACCCTGCCTCCGGACGTCCGCCTGCCGCTGTCACGGCTGGGCGTCTGGGAAGGCTTCCTGCGCGACGGACACCTCGCCTCCCGCGGCACGGCGTCATGCTGGGGCAGGGCGGAGCCGGGCTTCCATGACACGATGATGTCCCCCTGGGGCTCCGCGTGGCACCTGGACCGGACGCGCTTCGACGAACGGCTGAGCGTCGAAGCCGCCCAGCAGGGCGCTCGGGTGCTTCGCGCGACGACCCTGTTGGATTCGGAGTCACTGGGACGCGACGGCTACCGGCTCCGCCTGGCCCATGAGGCAGCAGACCCCAGCACGCTGCGGGCGCGCTTCGTCGTGGACGCGACGGGAAGCAAGGCAACCTTCGCCTCCGCACGAGGCGCGCGGCGGCTGGTGAGCGACCGCTGCTTCGCCGTGTATGGCGCCTTCCAGCTTCAGGGCGGCGCGGCCTTCCCCACCCACGCGCTGGTGGATGCCTGCCCGGAGGGCTGGTGGTACTCGGCGTTGCTGCCGAGGGGGCGGGTCGTCGTCGCGCTCGTCGGCGATGGCGACTCCCTGCGCGGCTTGCGCTGGGCCACGCCCGCTTCCTGGATGAACCTGCTGAGGCAGGCGCCGGCGACCTGGGCGCGGCTGGACGTCTGTGACTTCGCCGGCGAGGCGCTTGTCGCGGTGCCCGTGCTCGTCGGTCAGTTGGACCGGCCGTGGGGGGAACAGTGGCTCGCCGTGGGCGACGCGGCCTGCACCTATGATCCGCTGTCCTCCCAGGGCATCACCAAGGCGTTGGACTCCGCGCTCCTGGCCGCCGACGCGCTGGAGCGCTGCCTGCGCGGCGACGCGGAGGCGCTCCAGGCCTACGCGTCCACGCTGAACGCGCGGTTCCAGGACCATCAACGCACCCGCGCGGCCTACTACCGCCAGGAACAGCGGTGGCCCCAGGCCCCCTTCTGGAAGAACCGGTGGGAGTCGCTGCCCGCTCCCGCCGCACCCCCAGCGCAGCTCCGCCGCCCCCACTCCACCGAGGTGAACCCATGA
- a CDS encoding GNAT family N-acetyltransferase, producing the protein MAPASVQVVPYRPELREHFARLNRQWIEKDFRIEGSDEASFADPHGMFVAPGGEVFFALVDGQVLGTCALRREDADTFELCKMAVAPEARGRDLGDALMRAALATARERGAKRMYLVTNSALGPALGLYRKHGFVTTREGPEIARETGYSRADVEMAVTL; encoded by the coding sequence ATGGCCCCTGCTTCCGTCCAGGTCGTCCCCTACCGGCCGGAGCTGCGCGAGCACTTCGCGCGGCTCAACCGGCAATGGATTGAGAAGGACTTCCGCATCGAGGGCTCGGACGAGGCCTCGTTCGCGGACCCGCACGGGATGTTCGTGGCGCCAGGGGGCGAGGTGTTCTTCGCGCTCGTGGACGGACAGGTGCTGGGCACGTGCGCGCTGAGGCGCGAGGACGCGGACACGTTCGAGCTGTGCAAGATGGCGGTGGCCCCGGAGGCGAGGGGCCGCGACCTGGGTGACGCGCTGATGCGGGCCGCGCTGGCCACGGCCCGTGAGCGCGGAGCGAAGCGGATGTACCTCGTCACCAACAGCGCGTTGGGGCCCGCGCTGGGGCTGTACCGCAAGCACGGCTTCGTCACCACGCGCGAGGGTCCGGAGATTGCCCGGGAGACGGGCTACTCGCGCGCGGACGTGGAGATGGCCGTCACGCTCTGA
- a CDS encoding HlyD family secretion protein: protein MATTTTAPQLVPEAAPAPASAAQAKRGKRGFLILGGVVAAILLAIGGFKIVTAGQETTDDAQVEADVVPLAARVSGPVVKVAVLDNATVHQGDVLLQIDPRPYEARVKQAEAELESARAQAAAADAQATVAEAGAKGGLSSAKALVSTSTSAVSGAQAQVAAARAALTRAEAQARKATLDLDRTRSLRQQNVVAQSALDDAQTANETAQAALEGARAQLSLAEEGRRTAESKVAEARGQLDVSAPIDEKIAAAQANASLAHARVKGAEAALDQAKLQLEDTRIVALADGQVSKLSVHAGQLLTPGQAVAELVPTTTYVVANFKETQVGHMQPGQRVEVELDAFSGEKLEGRVESLSGGTGARFSLLPPDNASGNFVKVVQRVPVRISWVHPPQGMALRAGLSADVTVHTK from the coding sequence ATGGCAACGACAACGACAGCTCCCCAACTCGTCCCCGAAGCGGCGCCCGCGCCCGCCTCCGCGGCGCAGGCGAAGCGCGGCAAGCGGGGCTTCCTCATCCTCGGCGGTGTCGTGGCGGCCATCCTGCTGGCCATTGGCGGCTTCAAGATCGTCACGGCCGGACAGGAGACCACCGACGACGCGCAGGTGGAGGCGGACGTGGTGCCCCTGGCCGCGCGCGTGTCCGGCCCCGTGGTGAAGGTGGCCGTGCTGGACAACGCCACCGTGCACCAGGGCGACGTGCTCCTTCAGATCGACCCGCGTCCGTATGAGGCGCGCGTGAAGCAGGCGGAAGCCGAGCTGGAGTCCGCGCGTGCCCAGGCGGCCGCGGCGGACGCGCAGGCCACGGTGGCGGAGGCCGGCGCGAAGGGTGGCCTGTCCAGCGCGAAGGCGCTCGTGTCCACGAGCACGTCCGCGGTGAGCGGCGCCCAGGCGCAGGTGGCGGCGGCCCGCGCGGCGCTGACCCGCGCGGAGGCCCAGGCCCGAAAGGCAACGCTGGATCTGGATCGGACCCGGAGCCTGCGTCAGCAGAACGTGGTGGCGCAGAGCGCGCTGGATGACGCGCAGACGGCCAATGAGACGGCGCAGGCCGCGCTCGAAGGTGCTCGCGCGCAGCTCTCCCTGGCGGAGGAGGGCCGGCGCACCGCGGAGAGCAAGGTGGCGGAGGCCCGGGGCCAGCTGGACGTGAGCGCCCCCATCGACGAGAAGATCGCCGCCGCCCAGGCCAACGCGTCGCTGGCGCACGCGCGGGTGAAGGGCGCGGAGGCCGCGCTCGACCAGGCGAAGCTCCAGCTGGAGGACACGCGCATCGTGGCTCTGGCGGACGGCCAGGTGTCCAAGCTGTCCGTGCACGCGGGCCAGCTGCTCACCCCCGGGCAGGCCGTGGCGGAGCTGGTGCCCACGACGACCTACGTGGTGGCCAACTTCAAGGAGACGCAGGTGGGCCACATGCAGCCCGGCCAGCGCGTGGAGGTGGAGCTGGACGCCTTCTCCGGTGAGAAGCTGGAGGGCAGGGTGGAGAGCCTGTCCGGCGGCACTGGCGCCCGCTTCTCCCTGCTGCCGCCCGACAACGCGTCCGGCAACTTCGTGAAGGTGGTGCAGCGCGTGCCCGTGCGCATCTCCTGGGTGCACCCGCCGCAAGGAATGGCCCTGCGCGCCGGCCTCTCCGCCGACGTGACGGTGCACACGAAGTAG
- a CDS encoding LodA/GoxA family CTQ-dependent oxidase yields MSTTYKIHPAIGVARVGDSEDYYLGPEEAGGLPLEVAGGSVTRFRDASMAVRRQAARFQIHAYDSPGSNGRRVQPGEGGIKDIRWTVHLANKKSAWYEFRQQQGADGTYAVNHPLRNPRTVGNDRNALILDAGPRTVTCLGSAGGPTTVECALLPASARPSGLLPEGSDITTLGKLVTDARGYLHAVGGYGRSGVSVRYDITSGLLENWARYHTLEDVKCLHDKAPDILVALKAIADIGYDTQEAFDAAVDSVLAEPGLGLVSEQKAAAKEFIDKMAYPQPRLDTYANNTFWWDDISDGPVTATLVMDDDSEHEVEFPAWVVVGPPGYAPQILNVITLYDTLFDTFVTQRGLVPGLYQNGQFQQDYTPNFQGELLPILSRPAAYQWVADVGPQGNGRHDAIQGGNLGPRFLQRIRNPEDVNAPTPDLMPKMAGDNPISETIPRKFLSLTRTQYFLLQQYSAGKVDHSSPKAPASEGARLDRAVLENCVGGAFCPGIEMTWIARDANFFQEDPAAGFRFKHRARPQGQPLQWNINPHDGLGLEPGDASKYMALPWQADFNECSNQTVQGTSLWWWPAQRPYFVSYLGDDQQWHQDYWTRPTDINFETDEDMVFHWKELGFVLKRSDAPPSQQGPEAAPGLPPAPTFIEVERTYAPATGQEEPALAKVANS; encoded by the coding sequence ATGAGCACGACCTACAAGATTCACCCGGCCATCGGCGTGGCCCGCGTCGGAGACAGCGAGGACTACTACCTGGGGCCTGAGGAGGCAGGAGGGCTTCCGCTGGAGGTGGCGGGCGGCAGCGTGACCCGGTTCCGCGATGCCAGCATGGCGGTGCGCAGGCAGGCGGCGCGCTTCCAGATCCACGCCTACGACTCGCCCGGCTCCAACGGGCGCAGGGTCCAGCCGGGTGAAGGCGGAATCAAAGACATCCGCTGGACGGTCCACCTGGCCAACAAGAAGTCCGCCTGGTACGAGTTCCGGCAGCAACAGGGCGCGGACGGCACCTACGCCGTCAACCACCCGCTGCGAAATCCTCGCACCGTGGGGAATGACCGCAACGCGCTCATCCTCGACGCGGGGCCGCGCACCGTCACCTGCCTGGGGAGCGCGGGCGGTCCCACCACCGTGGAGTGCGCGCTGCTCCCGGCGTCGGCCCGCCCTTCGGGGCTTCTCCCCGAAGGCAGCGACATCACCACCCTGGGGAAGCTCGTCACGGATGCCCGGGGCTACCTCCACGCGGTGGGCGGCTACGGCAGGTCCGGCGTGTCGGTCCGCTACGACATCACGAGTGGACTGCTGGAGAACTGGGCGCGGTACCACACGCTGGAAGACGTCAAATGCCTGCACGATAAGGCGCCGGACATCCTCGTCGCGCTGAAGGCCATCGCGGACATCGGCTACGACACCCAGGAGGCGTTCGATGCCGCCGTCGACTCCGTCCTCGCGGAGCCGGGTCTGGGGCTCGTGTCCGAACAGAAGGCCGCCGCGAAGGAGTTCATCGACAAGATGGCCTACCCCCAGCCCCGGCTGGACACGTACGCCAACAACACCTTCTGGTGGGATGACATCTCGGACGGGCCCGTCACCGCGACGCTCGTCATGGATGACGACTCCGAGCACGAGGTGGAGTTCCCCGCGTGGGTGGTGGTGGGACCGCCCGGGTACGCGCCGCAGATCCTCAACGTCATCACGCTCTACGACACGCTCTTCGACACCTTCGTCACCCAGCGGGGGCTGGTCCCCGGGCTCTACCAGAACGGGCAGTTCCAGCAGGACTACACGCCCAACTTCCAGGGGGAGCTCCTTCCCATCCTCAGCCGCCCCGCCGCTTACCAGTGGGTCGCGGACGTGGGCCCGCAGGGCAATGGCAGGCACGACGCAATCCAGGGCGGCAACCTGGGCCCCCGTTTCCTTCAGAGAATCCGGAACCCCGAGGACGTCAACGCGCCGACGCCGGACCTCATGCCGAAGATGGCGGGCGACAACCCCATCTCCGAAACCATCCCCCGGAAGTTCCTGAGCCTCACGCGGACCCAGTACTTCCTCCTCCAGCAATACAGCGCCGGCAAGGTCGACCACTCGTCTCCCAAGGCTCCCGCGTCGGAGGGAGCGCGGTTGGACCGCGCCGTGCTGGAGAACTGCGTAGGCGGCGCGTTCTGCCCGGGCATCGAGATGACGTGGATTGCCCGGGACGCGAACTTCTTCCAGGAGGACCCGGCCGCAGGCTTCCGCTTCAAGCACCGCGCCAGGCCCCAGGGCCAGCCGCTTCAATGGAACATCAATCCGCACGACGGGCTGGGCCTGGAGCCGGGGGATGCCAGCAAGTACATGGCGCTGCCCTGGCAGGCCGACTTCAACGAGTGCTCCAACCAGACCGTCCAGGGGACATCGCTCTGGTGGTGGCCCGCGCAGCGGCCCTACTTCGTGAGCTACCTGGGCGACGACCAGCAGTGGCACCAGGACTATTGGACGCGTCCGACGGACATCAACTTCGAAACGGACGAGGACATGGTCTTCCATTGGAAGGAATTGGGCTTCGTCCTCAAGCGGTCGGATGCGCCCCCCTCCCAGCAGGGCCCTGAGGCCGCGCCAGGACTGCCGCCCGCGCCCACGTTCATCGAGGTGGAGCGGACGTACGCGCCCGCCACGGGCCAAGAGGAACCGGCCCTCGCCAAGGTGGCCAACTCGTGA